In Microbacterium soli, a single window of DNA contains:
- the era gene encoding GTPase Era, translated as MTEQDRADGVPRSGFVTFVGRPNVGKSTLTNALVGEKIAITSEKPQTTRRAIRGVLNRPGGQLVIVDTPGIHKPRTLLGERLNDLVEQVLGDVDVIGFCVPATERIGPGDRRIAASLDGYPRAKKVAIVTKTDAAERDEVVERLVEVDALREDWAAVIPLSAVDEGQMGREQLHVLADEILGLMPEGPRLYEDGVVTDESLSDRIAEVIREAALEGVRDELPHSIAVVVDDIEPREDGDLTDVYASIVVERDSQKAIIIGRKGSRLRDVGSEARHGIEELVGTRVFLKLHVRVAKDWQRDPKQLGRLGF; from the coding sequence ATGACTGAGCAGGACCGGGCGGACGGAGTCCCGCGCAGCGGGTTCGTGACCTTCGTGGGGCGGCCGAACGTCGGCAAGTCCACGCTCACCAACGCGCTGGTCGGCGAGAAGATCGCCATCACCAGTGAGAAGCCGCAGACCACCAGACGGGCCATCCGCGGCGTCCTGAACCGCCCCGGCGGGCAGCTCGTGATCGTCGACACCCCCGGCATCCACAAGCCGCGGACCCTCCTCGGCGAGCGGCTGAACGACCTCGTGGAGCAGGTCCTCGGAGATGTCGACGTCATCGGGTTCTGCGTGCCGGCGACGGAGAGGATCGGCCCGGGGGACCGTCGTATCGCCGCATCGCTGGACGGCTACCCCCGGGCGAAGAAGGTCGCGATCGTCACCAAGACGGATGCCGCGGAACGGGACGAGGTCGTCGAGCGCCTCGTGGAGGTCGACGCGCTGCGCGAGGACTGGGCGGCCGTCATCCCGCTGTCCGCCGTCGATGAGGGGCAGATGGGCCGCGAGCAGCTGCACGTGCTCGCCGATGAGATCCTGGGCCTGATGCCCGAAGGACCACGGCTGTACGAGGACGGCGTGGTCACCGACGAATCCCTGTCCGACCGCATCGCAGAGGTCATCCGCGAGGCGGCGCTGGAGGGCGTGCGCGACGAGCTGCCGCACTCCATCGCGGTCGTGGTCGACGACATCGAGCCGCGCGAGGACGGCGACCTCACCGACGTGTATGCGTCGATCGTCGTCGAGCGGGACAGCCAGAAGGCCATCATCATCGGCAGGAAGGGCTCACGGCTGCGAGACGTCGGATCCGAGGCCCGGCACGGGATCGAGGAGCTGGTGGGCACGCGCGTGTTCCTCAAGCTGCACGTACGGGTCGCCAAGGACTGGCAGCGCGACCCCAAGCAGCTCGGCAGACTGGGCTTCTGA
- a CDS encoding hemolysin family protein, with protein sequence MTPAFLLAAAVLLVAFGGLMAAVDAAFSVTSRSDLEELADQGRSADALRAIAADPDPHVNAVAFMRVLAETTAAVLVTVALDALLPSIWWAMLAAALLMTGITFVLVGASPRSFGRAHAEGLLRVWAPTARGVRMLLGPLAQTLVRAGQRVTPGVGRSSFASEEQLLSMVDEAASNDLIEEDDRDLIHSVFDFTDQFVRAVMVPRTEMLTVDAAAVTTEAMDLFLRSGVSRMPVVDDDADDVVGVLYLKDLVQFAYRDESAWRGAPVRPIARPAVFVPESMRAETLLQQMKRDAVHVCIVVDEHGGISGLVTLEDLIEELVGEIADEYDRGPAEVVDLGGGRYRVNSRLPLEDVGDLFGLELEDEEVDSIGGLLGKALGRIPQPGDTASVGGLVLTGGASRGRGRGIATVFVERVPEESADKDGEGDGDD encoded by the coding sequence ATGACACCGGCGTTCCTGCTCGCGGCCGCTGTGCTGCTGGTGGCCTTCGGAGGACTGATGGCCGCCGTGGACGCCGCGTTCTCGGTGACGTCCCGATCCGATCTGGAGGAGCTCGCCGACCAGGGCCGCAGCGCCGATGCCCTGCGTGCCATCGCCGCGGATCCCGACCCGCACGTCAACGCCGTCGCCTTCATGCGCGTGCTCGCCGAGACCACCGCCGCGGTGCTGGTGACCGTCGCCCTGGACGCGCTGCTGCCCAGCATCTGGTGGGCCATGCTCGCTGCGGCGCTGCTGATGACGGGAATCACCTTCGTCCTCGTCGGCGCGAGCCCGCGCTCCTTCGGCCGCGCGCACGCCGAAGGACTGCTGCGCGTGTGGGCGCCCACCGCGCGGGGCGTGCGGATGCTGCTCGGTCCGCTCGCGCAGACACTGGTGCGGGCGGGTCAGAGGGTCACACCGGGAGTCGGGCGCAGCAGTTTCGCCTCCGAGGAGCAGCTGCTGAGCATGGTCGACGAGGCCGCGTCGAACGACCTCATCGAGGAGGACGACAGGGACCTCATCCACTCCGTGTTCGACTTCACCGATCAGTTCGTGCGGGCCGTGATGGTGCCGCGCACGGAGATGCTGACGGTGGACGCCGCCGCGGTGACCACCGAGGCGATGGATCTGTTCCTGCGCAGCGGCGTCTCCCGGATGCCGGTCGTGGACGACGACGCCGACGATGTCGTCGGCGTGCTGTACCTGAAGGACCTCGTGCAGTTCGCCTACCGCGACGAGAGCGCGTGGCGGGGGGCGCCCGTGCGCCCCATCGCGCGTCCGGCGGTGTTCGTTCCCGAGTCGATGCGCGCCGAGACGCTGCTGCAGCAGATGAAGCGCGACGCCGTGCACGTGTGCATCGTCGTCGACGAGCACGGCGGGATCTCGGGGCTCGTCACCCTCGAAGACCTCATCGAGGAGCTGGTGGGCGAGATCGCCGACGAGTACGACCGCGGACCGGCCGAGGTGGTCGATCTCGGCGGCGGCCGCTACCGCGTCAACTCCCGACTTCCGTTGGAGGACGTCGGCGACCTGTTCGGCCTCGAGCTCGAGGACGAGGAGGTCGACTCGATCGGCGGGCTGCTGGGCAAGGCGCTCGGGCGGATCCCGCAGCCCGGCGACACGGCATCCGTCGGCGGACTCGTGCTCACCGGGGGCGCGTCACGCGGCCGCGGCCGCGGCATCGCGACGGTGTTCGTGGAGCGGGTGCCGGAGGAGAGCGCGGACAAGGACGGCGAAGGAGACGGCGATGACTGA
- the ybeY gene encoding rRNA maturation RNase YbeY — protein sequence MIEINNESAITIDETVLQRLTDFNLAQLHVSADAEVAIVLVDEGAMEALHVQWMDEPGPTDVLSFPMDELRPGSPDRPTPAGLLGDIVLCPQVAETQAQAAGHSLMDELILLTTHGLLHLLGFDHAEPEEEREMFGLQKSLIDDFARAERHR from the coding sequence ATGATCGAGATCAACAACGAGTCGGCCATCACGATCGATGAGACCGTCCTGCAGCGGCTCACGGACTTCAACCTCGCGCAGCTGCATGTCAGCGCGGACGCCGAGGTCGCCATCGTGCTCGTCGACGAGGGCGCCATGGAGGCCCTCCACGTGCAGTGGATGGACGAACCCGGCCCCACCGATGTGCTGAGCTTCCCGATGGACGAGCTGCGACCGGGAAGTCCCGACCGTCCGACGCCCGCCGGACTGCTCGGCGACATCGTGCTGTGCCCTCAGGTCGCCGAGACCCAGGCGCAGGCCGCCGGCCACAGCCTCATGGACGAGCTGATCCTGCTCACCACGCACGGCCTGCTGCACCTGCTGGGATTCGATCACGCCGAGCCCGAAGAGGAGCGTGAGATGTTCGGGCTGCAGAAGTCGCTCATCGACGACTTCGCCCGCGCCGAGCGACACCGATGA
- a CDS encoding PhoH family protein: MVQLLGPQDRLLRMLEKQHPRVQVLVRGNEISLGGADADVEAAKRLVEELLEMTRSGQSLAPSDVERSARILAQDEGIRPSEVLSEAILSTRGRVIRPKTLGQKEYVDAIEENTIVFGIGPAGTGKTYLAMAKAVQALQRKEVQRIILTRPAVEAGERLGFLPGSLTDKIDPYLRPLYDALNEMMDPEIVPRLMATGTIEVAPLAYMRGRTLNDSFVVLDEAQNTTPEQMKMFLTRLGFGTKMVVTGDITQIDLPQGASGLRLVTRVLSDVDDIHFSRLTSEDVVRHSLVGRIIDAYSEYDERRTAARVEREQAHEFANRAERRSGLRGTPRDRMPRRGLE, from the coding sequence ATGGTGCAGCTGCTCGGACCGCAGGACCGACTGCTGCGGATGCTGGAGAAGCAGCACCCGCGCGTGCAGGTGCTGGTCCGGGGCAACGAGATCAGCCTCGGCGGTGCGGACGCCGACGTCGAGGCCGCCAAGCGGCTGGTCGAGGAGCTCCTGGAGATGACCCGCTCCGGCCAGAGCCTCGCCCCCTCGGACGTCGAGCGGTCGGCGCGCATCCTCGCGCAGGACGAGGGCATCCGGCCCAGCGAGGTGCTCAGCGAGGCGATCCTCTCCACCCGCGGGCGGGTGATCCGCCCGAAGACGCTCGGGCAGAAGGAGTACGTCGACGCGATCGAGGAGAACACCATCGTGTTCGGGATCGGGCCGGCGGGCACCGGCAAGACCTACCTCGCGATGGCCAAGGCCGTGCAGGCGCTGCAGCGCAAGGAGGTGCAGCGCATCATCCTCACGCGCCCGGCCGTCGAGGCGGGGGAGCGGCTGGGGTTCCTGCCCGGTTCGCTCACCGACAAGATCGACCCGTACCTGCGCCCGCTGTACGACGCCCTCAACGAGATGATGGATCCGGAGATCGTGCCGCGCCTCATGGCGACGGGGACCATCGAGGTCGCGCCGCTCGCCTACATGCGCGGACGCACGCTCAACGACTCCTTCGTCGTGCTCGACGAGGCGCAGAACACCACACCGGAGCAGATGAAGATGTTCCTGACCCGGCTCGGCTTCGGCACGAAGATGGTCGTCACCGGCGACATCACGCAGATCGACCTGCCGCAGGGCGCATCGGGGCTGCGGCTGGTGACGAGGGTGCTCAGCGATGTCGACGACATCCACTTCTCGCGTCTGACCAGTGAGGACGTCGTCCGGCACTCCCTGGTCGGCCGCATCATCGACGCGTACAGCGAGTATGACGAGCGGCGCACCGCCGCCCGCGTCGAGCGGGAACAGGCGCACGAGTTCGCGAACCGCGCCGAACGGCGCTCGGGGCTGCGCGGCACTCCGAGAGACCGCATGCCGAGACGAGGCCTGGAATGA
- a CDS encoding HIT domain-containing protein, with protein sequence MTEPSIFTRILNGEIPGEILARTDRVFAIRDINPQAPVHVLVIPVTEQYRDVTELAAGDPGLLAEMVAMAKQIATEHADGEYRLIFNNGARAGQSVFHVHAHVLANIEESRLVGF encoded by the coding sequence ATGACAGAGCCCTCGATCTTCACGCGCATCCTGAACGGGGAGATCCCCGGAGAGATCCTCGCGCGGACCGACCGGGTCTTCGCGATCCGCGACATCAATCCGCAGGCCCCCGTGCACGTGCTGGTGATCCCTGTGACCGAGCAGTACCGCGATGTGACAGAGCTCGCCGCCGGCGACCCCGGTCTGCTGGCGGAGATGGTGGCCATGGCCAAGCAGATCGCCACGGAGCACGCCGACGGCGAGTATCGTCTGATCTTCAACAACGGCGCCCGCGCCGGCCAGTCCGTCTTCCACGTGCACGCCCACGTGCTCGCGAACATCGAGGAGAGCAGACTCGTTGGCTTCTGA
- a CDS encoding 16S rRNA (uracil(1498)-N(3))-methyltransferase has protein sequence MALHFIVPGCTDAAVGELVDLTGAEAKHASVVRRVRVGESVTLGDGRGVWLSGVVEDVSAARVSVRIGARSRHDAPETRILLAQALAKGDRDELAVQAACELGADGIIPWQAARSISRWAGPKAVKGRERWASIVREAAKQAHRPWVPEVAEIESTARLAQRAVGARMLVLDPWTRNRLSTVRPDGRDVILVVGPEGGIAPEELELLEGAGAERVRLGDTVLRTSTAGPAAIAVLSGVFGRW, from the coding sequence ATGGCGCTGCACTTCATCGTCCCCGGATGCACGGATGCCGCCGTCGGCGAGCTCGTCGATCTCACCGGTGCGGAGGCCAAGCACGCCTCCGTGGTGCGGCGTGTGCGTGTGGGGGAGAGCGTCACACTCGGAGACGGCCGCGGCGTCTGGCTGTCCGGTGTCGTCGAGGACGTCTCCGCCGCGCGCGTCAGCGTCCGCATCGGGGCGCGCAGCCGGCATGACGCTCCCGAGACGCGCATCCTGCTCGCACAGGCGCTGGCCAAGGGCGACCGTGACGAGCTCGCCGTGCAGGCGGCCTGCGAGCTGGGCGCGGACGGCATCATCCCCTGGCAGGCCGCGCGCAGCATCTCCCGGTGGGCGGGACCCAAGGCCGTGAAAGGGCGGGAGCGCTGGGCGAGCATCGTCCGCGAGGCGGCCAAGCAGGCACATCGGCCGTGGGTCCCCGAGGTGGCGGAGATCGAGTCCACGGCGCGTCTGGCGCAGAGGGCCGTCGGTGCGAGGATGCTGGTCCTCGACCCATGGACGCGGAACAGGCTCTCCACCGTCCGACCCGATGGCCGCGACGTCATCCTCGTCGTCGGGCCGGAGGGCGGCATCGCTCCCGAGGAGCTGGAGCTCCTCGAGGGTGCGGGCGCGGAGCGGGTGCGACTGGGCGACACGGTGCTGCGCACCTCGACGGCCGGCCCCGCGGCGATCGCGGTGCTCTCCGGCGTCTTCGGCCGCTGGTGA
- the dnaJ gene encoding molecular chaperone DnaJ has product MADHYEVLGVSRDASQEEIKKAYRKLARQLHPDVNPGAEASERFKLVTHAYDVLGDEESRRRYDMGGGEHDGGFAGFGGFGDIFETFFGGAGGGRSGRPRSRRERGEDALVRVDLELGDVVFGAHRDIEVDTAVLCETCQGSCCQPGTSPTTCDVCGGSGHVQRQVRSLLGNVVTTQPCGSCEGFGTRIESPCGACAGQGRVRTRRTVSLDIPAGVETGLRLQLPGSGAVGRAGGPNGDLYVEVTVAPHPVFSRDGDDLLATLEVSMADAILGTTTRIDGLDGEVDLEIRPGVQSGDVLTIGGRGVTPLRGSQRGDLRVGVQVVTPTKLDSAQRRLIEDFAKKTKAPGPRLAQFQQGLFSKLRDRFRSH; this is encoded by the coding sequence GTGGCGGACCATTATGAAGTCCTCGGGGTGTCCCGTGACGCTTCCCAGGAGGAGATCAAGAAGGCGTACCGCAAGCTCGCGCGGCAGCTGCACCCCGACGTGAACCCGGGGGCCGAGGCCTCCGAGAGGTTCAAGCTCGTCACGCACGCCTATGACGTGCTGGGAGACGAGGAGTCCCGCCGACGCTACGACATGGGTGGGGGCGAGCATGACGGCGGCTTCGCGGGCTTCGGAGGTTTCGGGGACATCTTCGAGACGTTCTTCGGCGGGGCGGGAGGCGGTCGCTCGGGCCGTCCGCGATCGCGACGCGAGCGCGGAGAGGACGCCCTCGTGCGTGTCGACCTCGAGCTCGGCGACGTCGTGTTCGGTGCGCACCGCGATATCGAGGTCGACACGGCCGTGCTGTGCGAGACCTGTCAGGGCAGCTGCTGCCAGCCCGGCACCTCGCCGACCACGTGCGACGTGTGCGGCGGCTCCGGCCACGTGCAGCGTCAGGTGCGCAGCCTGCTCGGCAACGTCGTCACCACGCAGCCGTGCGGCTCCTGCGAGGGGTTCGGCACACGGATCGAGTCGCCGTGCGGCGCCTGCGCGGGCCAGGGGAGGGTGCGCACCCGGCGCACCGTGTCGCTCGACATCCCGGCGGGCGTCGAGACCGGCCTTCGCCTGCAGCTGCCCGGTTCGGGCGCCGTCGGCCGTGCCGGCGGCCCCAACGGCGACCTGTACGTCGAGGTGACCGTCGCCCCTCATCCGGTGTTCAGCCGCGACGGCGATGATCTGCTGGCGACCCTCGAGGTGTCGATGGCGGATGCCATCCTCGGCACCACGACCCGCATCGACGGGCTGGACGGGGAGGTCGACCTGGAGATCAGACCGGGAGTCCAGTCCGGTGATGTGCTGACCATCGGCGGCCGGGGCGTGACGCCGCTGCGCGGCAGCCAGCGCGGTGACCTGCGTGTGGGCGTGCAGGTGGTCACGCCCACGAAGCTCGATTCCGCCCAGCGCCGCCTCATCGAGGACTTCGCGAAGAAGACGAAGGCGCCGGGACCGCGGCTCGCGCAGTTCCAGCAGGGGCTGTTCTCCAAGCTGCGCGACCGCTTCCGCAGTCACTGA
- the hrcA gene encoding heat-inducible transcriptional repressor HrcA: MVTERGLEVLRAIVQDYVATHEPVGSRAIVERHAFGVSAATIRNDMAQLEDEELIVAPHTSSGRVPTDKGYRVFVDHLAQVRPLSAGQRNAIETFLSDPADLDDLMARTVRVLTRLTGQVALAQYPSFAQANITHIELVALASDRMLVVLVTDAGGVSQRIAPLPVDLDEADTAVLRARLASLITGRAVSEAAERIQQPGGAERITTAPRLQPALQALTGVISEELAEFRHERLVMAGAATLARREQDFRGSIHPLLEAIEEQVTLLRLMSEMVTDEHGLATSIGTENAPFGLGEASIVASNYATPGGMARVGVMGPTRMDYPSNLAAARAVARYLSRLLEEDGAAR; this comes from the coding sequence ATGGTCACAGAACGAGGACTCGAAGTCCTCCGCGCGATCGTGCAGGACTACGTCGCCACCCACGAGCCGGTGGGAAGCAGGGCGATCGTCGAGCGGCACGCCTTCGGCGTCTCCGCCGCGACCATCCGCAACGACATGGCGCAGCTGGAGGACGAGGAGCTCATCGTCGCGCCGCACACCTCGTCGGGACGGGTGCCCACCGACAAGGGGTACCGGGTCTTCGTCGACCATCTCGCGCAGGTGCGCCCGCTCTCGGCCGGCCAGCGCAACGCCATCGAGACGTTCCTGTCCGACCCCGCCGATCTCGACGACCTGATGGCGCGCACCGTGCGCGTGCTGACGCGGCTGACCGGTCAGGTGGCGCTCGCGCAGTACCCCTCCTTCGCGCAGGCGAACATCACCCACATCGAGCTGGTGGCCCTGGCATCCGACCGGATGCTGGTGGTGCTCGTGACCGACGCCGGTGGCGTCTCGCAGCGGATCGCCCCGCTGCCGGTCGATCTCGACGAGGCCGACACAGCCGTGCTGCGGGCCCGACTGGCATCACTCATCACCGGTCGTGCCGTCAGCGAGGCGGCCGAGCGGATCCAGCAGCCGGGCGGTGCGGAGCGGATCACGACGGCACCGCGTCTGCAGCCTGCGCTGCAGGCGCTGACCGGGGTCATCTCCGAGGAGCTCGCGGAGTTCCGGCACGAGCGACTGGTGATGGCGGGGGCGGCGACCCTCGCACGCCGCGAGCAGGACTTCCGCGGCAGCATCCATCCGCTCCTGGAGGCCATCGAGGAGCAGGTGACATTGCTGCGGCTGATGAGCGAGATGGTCACCGACGAGCACGGTCTGGCCACCAGCATCGGCACCGAGAACGCGCCGTTCGGGCTCGGGGAGGCCTCCATCGTCGCCAGCAACTACGCCACCCCCGGCGGGATGGCGCGCGTCGGCGTCATGGGGCCGACCCGGATGGACTACCCGAGCAACCTCGCCGCGGCCCGCGCGGTGGCGCGCTACCTGTCGCGCCTGCTCGAGGAGGACGGAGCCGCCCGCTGA
- the hemW gene encoding radical SAM family heme chaperone HemW, with amino-acid sequence MGGPLPEGDPAPSDGRLPSTVRVDASTPFSAYLHVPFCRVRCGYCDFNTYTATELRGARQDEYADTLIREIDLARRVLTDVGALRPMDTVFFGGGTPTLLPPGDLARMLHAATGAFGIREGAEVTVEANPDTVTPEVVDTLREAGVNRLSIGMQSAVPHVLAALDRTHRPENVRTAVQAARAAGLAVSVDLIYGAPGETLADWERSLEAALELEPDHISAYALIIEDGTKLARQIRRGEVPAPDDDLQADMYESADRRLTDAGFSWYEVSNWARSDAGSATPSPHRSRHNLAYWRGYDWWGFGPGAHSHVAGVRWWNVKHPAAYAQRLALEESPAAGREQPDAQARTLERVLLRSRLAEGLSIADIAESHRGRVAELISDGLIDPASALRDRRVRLTLRGRLLADAVVRALTD; translated from the coding sequence ATGGGCGGGCCGTTGCCGGAGGGAGATCCGGCGCCCTCCGACGGTCGTCTTCCCTCCACCGTGCGCGTCGACGCGTCGACGCCGTTCTCCGCGTACCTTCATGTGCCGTTCTGCCGCGTCCGATGCGGCTACTGCGACTTCAACACGTACACCGCGACCGAGCTGCGCGGGGCGCGGCAGGACGAGTACGCCGACACGCTGATCCGTGAGATCGATCTCGCCCGCCGCGTGCTGACGGACGTCGGCGCACTGCGACCGATGGACACCGTCTTCTTCGGAGGGGGCACGCCCACGCTGCTGCCCCCCGGCGATCTGGCGCGCATGCTGCACGCGGCCACCGGTGCGTTCGGCATCCGGGAGGGCGCGGAGGTGACCGTTGAGGCGAACCCCGACACCGTCACGCCCGAGGTCGTCGACACGCTGCGCGAGGCCGGCGTGAACCGGCTCTCCATCGGCATGCAGTCCGCCGTCCCGCACGTGCTGGCGGCGCTGGATCGCACCCATCGACCCGAGAACGTGCGCACGGCCGTGCAGGCCGCGCGCGCCGCGGGGCTCGCGGTGAGTGTCGACCTCATCTACGGCGCGCCCGGCGAGACGCTTGCGGACTGGGAGCGCTCGCTGGAGGCCGCACTGGAGCTGGAACCCGATCACATCTCCGCCTACGCCCTCATCATCGAGGACGGCACGAAGCTGGCCCGTCAGATCCGACGCGGCGAGGTGCCCGCTCCCGATGACGATCTGCAGGCCGACATGTATGAGAGCGCGGATCGGCGGCTGACCGACGCGGGGTTCTCGTGGTATGAGGTCAGCAACTGGGCCAGGTCGGACGCCGGTTCCGCGACGCCCTCCCCGCACAGATCCCGCCACAATCTGGCGTACTGGCGGGGATACGACTGGTGGGGCTTCGGGCCCGGCGCGCACAGCCACGTCGCGGGGGTGCGCTGGTGGAACGTGAAGCACCCCGCAGCATACGCACAGCGCCTCGCGCTCGAGGAGTCGCCCGCCGCAGGACGCGAGCAGCCGGACGCGCAGGCGCGCACCCTGGAGCGCGTGCTGCTGCGCAGCAGGCTCGCCGAGGGCCTGTCCATCGCCGATATCGCCGAGAGCCACCGTGGGCGCGTCGCCGAGCTGATCTCCGACGGACTGATCGATCCGGCCTCCGCGCTGCGCGACAGGCGGGTGCGCCTGACCCTGCGCGGGCGGCTGCTGGCGGATGCCGTCGTGCGCGCGCTCACGGACTGA
- a CDS encoding DUF1990 family protein — MRRGTFREGTVDYAAVGATRAPDLMHYPPEHSIPAEESWRIGSGEERFRSAGEALLSWTAQRAAGLQLSDVRPAAGDMYTGVSFDADGVPIAPSRSHVEQRYDAEGTPLVAPGMTLRVRGRVKGMRADAELRVISVTEERRRIGFVLGTVGGSVVSGEESFDIDWRDDTDEVWFTVRAFDSPTSVMYRLPGMVRRRRRELFSRYLRAISPLYATPV; from the coding sequence ATGCGTCGCGGGACATTCCGAGAAGGCACGGTGGACTACGCCGCGGTCGGTGCGACTCGTGCGCCCGACCTCATGCACTACCCGCCGGAGCACAGCATCCCGGCGGAGGAGTCCTGGCGCATCGGCAGCGGTGAGGAGCGGTTCCGCTCGGCGGGCGAGGCGCTGCTGTCATGGACCGCGCAGCGCGCGGCCGGGCTCCAGCTGAGCGACGTGCGCCCTGCCGCCGGGGACATGTACACCGGCGTGAGCTTCGACGCCGACGGCGTGCCGATCGCGCCCAGCCGCAGCCATGTCGAGCAGCGCTACGACGCGGAGGGCACGCCGCTGGTGGCCCCCGGGATGACGCTCAGAGTGCGCGGCCGTGTGAAGGGCATGCGGGCGGACGCCGAGCTTCGCGTCATCTCGGTCACGGAGGAGCGGCGCCGCATCGGCTTCGTGCTGGGCACCGTCGGCGGATCCGTGGTCAGCGGTGAGGAATCGTTCGACATCGACTGGCGTGACGACACGGACGAGGTGTGGTTCACCGTGCGCGCCTTCGACTCGCCCACCTCGGTGATGTACCGGCTTCCCGGCATGGTGCGTCGTCGTCGGCGAGAGCTGTTCTCCCGCTACCTGCGGGCCATCTCGCCGCTGTACGCGACACCCGTCTGA
- the lepA gene encoding translation elongation factor 4, which translates to MSPRALTPLSPAATPATQIRNFCIIAHIDHGKSTLADRMLQITGAVADRDMRAQYLDRMDIERERGITIKSQAVRMPWETAGETYALNMIDTPGHVDFTYEVSRSLAACEGAILLVDAAQGIEAQTLANLYLALENDLTIIPVLNKIDLPAADPDKFARELADLIGGSPDDVLRVSGKTGVGVEALLDRIVTEIPAPVGQVDAPARAMIFDSVYDAYRGVVTYVRMVDGRLEPRERLTMMSTKTTHDLLEIGVSSPEPIPTQGLGVGEVGYLITGVKDVRQSKVGDTVTTARVPASEPLPGYTDPKPMVFSGIYPIDGSDYAELREALDKLKLSDASLQYEPETSVALGFGFRCGFLGLLHLEIITERLSREFGLDLITTAPSVVYEVTTDTGETVVVTNPSEYPDGRVASVSEPMVKTAILLPKDYVGTVMELCQSRRGSLLGMEYLSEERVELRYNMPLGEIVFDFFDQLKSKTQGYASLDYEPAGSQEADLVKVDILLQGEKVDAFSSIVHRDKAYAYGTMMAERLRKLIPRQQFEVPIQAAIGARIIARETIRAIRKDVLAKCYGGDISRKRKLLEKQKEGKKRMKMVGRVEVPQEAFIAALSGDVEGKAKK; encoded by the coding sequence ATGTCACCCCGCGCACTCACTCCGCTGTCGCCCGCCGCGACGCCCGCCACCCAGATCCGCAACTTCTGCATCATCGCCCACATCGATCACGGCAAGTCCACTCTCGCCGACCGGATGCTGCAGATCACCGGCGCGGTGGCGGACAGGGACATGCGCGCGCAGTACCTGGACCGGATGGACATCGAACGCGAGCGCGGGATCACCATCAAGAGCCAGGCGGTGCGGATGCCGTGGGAGACCGCGGGGGAGACCTACGCGCTCAACATGATCGACACCCCGGGACACGTCGACTTCACGTATGAGGTGTCGCGTTCGCTGGCCGCCTGCGAGGGTGCGATCCTGCTCGTGGACGCCGCTCAGGGCATCGAGGCGCAGACGCTCGCGAACCTGTACCTCGCCCTGGAGAACGACCTCACCATCATCCCGGTGCTCAACAAGATCGACCTGCCCGCCGCCGACCCCGACAAGTTCGCCAGGGAACTGGCCGACCTCATCGGCGGCAGCCCCGACGACGTGCTGCGGGTGTCGGGCAAGACCGGCGTCGGGGTGGAGGCCCTGCTCGATCGCATCGTCACCGAGATCCCCGCGCCGGTGGGACAGGTCGACGCCCCCGCCAGAGCGATGATCTTCGACTCGGTCTACGACGCGTATCGGGGCGTGGTGACGTACGTGCGCATGGTGGACGGCAGACTCGAGCCGCGTGAGCGGCTCACCATGATGTCGACGAAGACCACCCACGATCTGCTCGAGATCGGGGTGTCCAGCCCTGAGCCCATCCCCACGCAGGGCCTCGGCGTCGGCGAGGTGGGCTACCTCATCACCGGCGTGAAGGACGTGCGTCAGTCGAAGGTGGGCGACACCGTCACGACGGCGCGCGTCCCCGCATCCGAGCCCCTGCCCGGCTACACCGACCCCAAACCGATGGTGTTCTCGGGCATCTACCCGATCGACGGCAGCGACTACGCCGAGCTGCGCGAGGCGCTCGACAAGCTCAAACTCTCCGATGCGTCGCTGCAGTATGAGCCGGAGACCTCCGTCGCGCTGGGATTCGGGTTCCGGTGCGGTTTCCTGGGGCTGCTGCACCTGGAGATCATCACCGAGCGGCTCTCGCGCGAGTTCGGGCTCGACCTGATCACCACGGCGCCCAGCGTCGTGTACGAGGTCACCACCGACACGGGGGAGACGGTCGTGGTCACCAACCCCAGCGAATACCCGGACGGCCGGGTCGCCTCCGTGTCCGAGCCCATGGTGAAGACCGCCATCCTGCTGCCCAAGGACTATGTCGGCACGGTCATGGAGCTGTGCCAGTCCCGGCGCGGCTCCCTGCTGGGCATGGAGTACCTCTCCGAGGAGCGCGTCGAGCTGCGGTACAACATGCCCCTCGGCGAGATCGTCTTCGACTTCTTCGACCAGCTCAAGTCCAAGACCCAGGGGTACGCATCCCTGGACTACGAGCCGGCGGGTTCGCAGGAGGCCGACCTCGTCAAGGTCGACATCCTCCTGCAGGGGGAGAAGGTCGACGCGTTCAGCTCGATCGTGCACCGCGACAAGGCGTACGCCTACGGCACCATGATGGCGGAGCGGCTGCGCAAGCTCATCCCGCGCCAGCAGTTCGAAGTGCCGATCCAAGCGGCCATCGGTGCGCGCATCATCGCGCGCGAGACCATCCGCGCGATCCGCAAGGACGTGCTCGCGAAGTGCTACGGCGGGGACATCAGCCGTAAGCGCAAGCTGCTGGAGAAGCAGAAGGAGGGCAAGAAGCGGATGAAGATGGTCGGCCGCGTCGAGGTGCCGCAGGAGGCGTTCATCGCCGCGCTGTCCGGCGACGTCGAGGGCAAGGCCAAGAAGTAG